The following proteins come from a genomic window of Ailuropoda melanoleuca isolate Jingjing chromosome 2, ASM200744v2, whole genome shotgun sequence:
- the MPL gene encoding thrombopoietin receptor isoform X1, producing MPSWALLVVTSCLLLAPQNLAQATSQDASFLASDSEPLNCFSRTFEDLTCFWDEEEAAPNGTYQLLYAYPGEKPRACPLSLKSVPPFGTRYVCQFPAQDEVRLFFPLHLWVKNVFLNQTLTQRVLFVDSVGLPAPPDIIKASGGSQPGELQISWETPAPEISDFLRHELRYGPKDPRNSIGPTVMQLLPTETCCPVLQRLNPVPALHQPPCAQPMMPQQDGPEQTSPTREASSLTVRSGSCLISGLQPGKSYRLQLRSQPDGVSLLGSWGSWSLPATVDLPGDADRVNYIQGENKEWVEIGLQCFTLNLKNVTCQWQQQDHASSQGFFYHSKARCCPRDRDPIWERCEEEKNPGLQPSQFSRCHFKSRNDSVIHILVEVTTAQGAVHSYLGSPFWIHQAVLIPTPNLHWREVSSGQLELEWQHPSSWGAQETCYQLRYTGEGHQDWKVLEPPLGAQGETLELRPRSRYRLQLRARLHGPTYQGPWSAWSDPVRVETTSDTAWISLVTALLVALGLSALLGLLLLRWQFPARYRSLKHALWPSLPDLHRVLGQYLRDTAALSPPKAAVSDAFEDVEPSPLEILPKSSEKISVALCSSQSQMDYRGLPPSCLGTVPLCVCPPMAESGSYCTTHIANHSYLPLSCWQAPLSPYPGQIQTRQTSFPNLPTHPSPTTQTSQTSRPSPSVCPHSWAPRH from the exons ATGCCCTCCTGGGCCCTCTTGGTGGtcacctcctgcctcctcctggccCCCCAAAACCTGGCACAAGCCACCAGCCAAG ATGCCTCCTTTCTGGCCTCGGATTCAGAGCCCCTGAACTGTTTCTCTCGAACGTTTGAGGACCTCACTTGCTTCTGGGATGAGGAAGAGGCAGCACCCAATGGAACATACCAGCTGCTGTATGCGTACCCAGG GGAGAAGCCCCGTGCCTGCCCCCTGAGTCTCAAGAGCGTGCCCCCCTTTGGGACCCGATATGTGTGTCAGTTTCCAGCCCAGGACGAAGTTCGCCTCTTCTTTCCACTGCACCTCTGGGTGAAGAACGTGTTTCTGAACCAGACTCTGACCCAGCGAGTGCTCTTTGTGGATAGCGTGG GCTTGCCAGCTCCCCCAGATATCATTAAGGCTTCGGGCGGGAGCCAGCCAGGGGAACTTCAGATCAGCTGGGAGACCCCAGCTCCCGAAATCAGTGATTTCCTGAGGCACGAACTTCGCTATGGCCCCAAGGATCCCAGGAATTCCATTGGTCCCACAGTCATGCAGCTGCTGCCCACAGAAACCTGCTGTCCAGTTCTGCAGAGACTAAacccagtcccagctctgcaccAGCCTCCATGTGCTCAGCCCATGATGCCCCAACAGGATGGACCAGAGCAGACCTCCCCAACTAGAGAA GCTTCATCTCTAACAGTGAGGAGTGGAAGCTGCCTCATCTCAGGGCTCCAGCCTGGTAAATCCTACAGGCTCCAGCTGCGCAGCCAACCCGATGGGGTCTCCCTCCTTGGCTCCTGGGGATCCTGGTCCCTCCCTGCAACTGTGGACCTGCCTGGAGATGCAG ACAGAGTGAACTATATTCAGGGAGAGAACAAAGAATGGG TGGAAATTGGACTGCAGTGCTTTACCTTGAACCTGAAGAACGTTACCTGTCAGTGGCAGCAACAGGACCACGCTAGCTCCCAAGGCTTCTTCTACCACAGCAAGGCACGCTGCTGCCCCAGAGACAG GGACCCCATCTGGGAGAGGtgtgaagaggagaaaaatccGGGATTACAGCCCTCCCAGTTCTCCCGCTGCCACTTCAAGTCACGAAACGACAGTGTTATTCATATCCTTGTGGAGGTGACCACAGCCCAGGGTGCTGTTCACAGCTACCTGGGCTCCCCTTTCTGGATCCACCAGGCTG TGCTCATCCCCACTCCAAACTTGCACTGGAGGGAGGTCTCCAGTGGGCAGCTGGAATTGGAATGGCAACACCCATCATCCTGGGGAGCCCAAGAGACCTGCTATCAGCTCCGATACACAGGAGAAGGCCATCAAGACTGGAAG GTGCTGGAGCCGCCTCTCGGGGCCCAGGGAGAGACCCTGGAGCTGCGCCCGCGCTCCCGCTACCGCTTACAGCTGCGCGCCAGGCTCCACGGCCCCACCTACCAAGGCCCCTGGAGCGCCTGGTCCGACCCAGTGCGGGTGGAGACCACCTCGGACACGG CCTGGATCTCCTTGGTGACCGCTCTGCTCGTGGCGCTGGGCCTCAGCGCCCTCCTGGGCCTGCTGCTGCTGAGATGGCAGTTCCCCGCGCGCTACAG gAGCCTGAAGCATGCCCTGTGGCCCTCACTTCCAGACCTGCACCGGGTCCTAGGCCAGTACCTTAGGGATACGGCAGCACTCAGTCCA CCTAAGGCTGCAGTCTCAGATGCCTTTGAGGATGTGGAACCCAGCCCCCTTGAAATTCTACCCAAGTCCTCAGAGAAGATCTCCGTGGCCCTGTGTTCCTCCCAGTCCCAGATGGACTACCGAGGATTGCCCCCTTCTTGCCTGGGGACCGTGCCCCTGTGTGTGTGCCCACCCATGGCTGAGTCGGGGTCCTACTGCACCACCCACATCGCCAACCATTCCTACTTACCTCTGAGCTGTTGGCAGGCCCCTCTCTCCCCATACCCTGGACAGATCCAAACCCGCCAGACTTCTTTTCCCAACCTCCCtacccaccccagccccacaacACAAACATCTCAGACCTCACGTCCATCCCCCTCTGTCTGTCCTCATAGTTGGGCTCCCCGACACTGA
- the MPL gene encoding thrombopoietin receptor isoform X3, with protein MPSWALLVVTSCLLLAPQNLAQATSQDASFLASDSEPLNCFSRTFEDLTCFWDEEEAAPNGTYQLLYAYPGEKPRACPLSLKSVPPFGTRYVCQFPAQDEVRLFFPLHLWVKNVFLNQTLTQRVLFVDSVGLPAPPDIIKASGGSQPGELQISWETPAPEISDFLRHELRYGPKDPRNSIGPTVMQLLPTETCCPVLQRLNPVPALHQPPCAQPMMPQQDGPEQTSPTREASSLTVRSGSCLISGLQPGKSYRLQLRSQPDGVSLLGSWGSWSLPATVDLPGDAVEIGLQCFTLNLKNVTCQWQQQDHASSQGFFYHSKARCCPRDRDPIWERCEEEKNPGLQPSQFSRCHFKSRNDSVIHILVEVTTAQGAVHSYLGSPFWIHQAVLIPTPNLHWREVSSGQLELEWQHPSSWGAQETCYQLRYTGEGHQDWKVLEPPLGAQGETLELRPRSRYRLQLRARLHGPTYQGPWSAWSDPVRVETTSDTAWISLVTALLVALGLSALLGLLLLRWQFPARYRSLKHALWPSLPDLHRVLGQYLRDTAALSPPKAAVSDAFEDVEPSPLEILPKSSEKISVALCSSQSQMDYRGLPPSCLGTVPLCVCPPMAESGSYCTTHIANHSYLPLSCWQAPLSPYPGQIQTRQTSFPNLPTHPSPTTQTSQTSRPSPSVCPHSWAPRH; from the exons ATGCCCTCCTGGGCCCTCTTGGTGGtcacctcctgcctcctcctggccCCCCAAAACCTGGCACAAGCCACCAGCCAAG ATGCCTCCTTTCTGGCCTCGGATTCAGAGCCCCTGAACTGTTTCTCTCGAACGTTTGAGGACCTCACTTGCTTCTGGGATGAGGAAGAGGCAGCACCCAATGGAACATACCAGCTGCTGTATGCGTACCCAGG GGAGAAGCCCCGTGCCTGCCCCCTGAGTCTCAAGAGCGTGCCCCCCTTTGGGACCCGATATGTGTGTCAGTTTCCAGCCCAGGACGAAGTTCGCCTCTTCTTTCCACTGCACCTCTGGGTGAAGAACGTGTTTCTGAACCAGACTCTGACCCAGCGAGTGCTCTTTGTGGATAGCGTGG GCTTGCCAGCTCCCCCAGATATCATTAAGGCTTCGGGCGGGAGCCAGCCAGGGGAACTTCAGATCAGCTGGGAGACCCCAGCTCCCGAAATCAGTGATTTCCTGAGGCACGAACTTCGCTATGGCCCCAAGGATCCCAGGAATTCCATTGGTCCCACAGTCATGCAGCTGCTGCCCACAGAAACCTGCTGTCCAGTTCTGCAGAGACTAAacccagtcccagctctgcaccAGCCTCCATGTGCTCAGCCCATGATGCCCCAACAGGATGGACCAGAGCAGACCTCCCCAACTAGAGAA GCTTCATCTCTAACAGTGAGGAGTGGAAGCTGCCTCATCTCAGGGCTCCAGCCTGGTAAATCCTACAGGCTCCAGCTGCGCAGCCAACCCGATGGGGTCTCCCTCCTTGGCTCCTGGGGATCCTGGTCCCTCCCTGCAACTGTGGACCTGCCTGGAGATGCAG TGGAAATTGGACTGCAGTGCTTTACCTTGAACCTGAAGAACGTTACCTGTCAGTGGCAGCAACAGGACCACGCTAGCTCCCAAGGCTTCTTCTACCACAGCAAGGCACGCTGCTGCCCCAGAGACAG GGACCCCATCTGGGAGAGGtgtgaagaggagaaaaatccGGGATTACAGCCCTCCCAGTTCTCCCGCTGCCACTTCAAGTCACGAAACGACAGTGTTATTCATATCCTTGTGGAGGTGACCACAGCCCAGGGTGCTGTTCACAGCTACCTGGGCTCCCCTTTCTGGATCCACCAGGCTG TGCTCATCCCCACTCCAAACTTGCACTGGAGGGAGGTCTCCAGTGGGCAGCTGGAATTGGAATGGCAACACCCATCATCCTGGGGAGCCCAAGAGACCTGCTATCAGCTCCGATACACAGGAGAAGGCCATCAAGACTGGAAG GTGCTGGAGCCGCCTCTCGGGGCCCAGGGAGAGACCCTGGAGCTGCGCCCGCGCTCCCGCTACCGCTTACAGCTGCGCGCCAGGCTCCACGGCCCCACCTACCAAGGCCCCTGGAGCGCCTGGTCCGACCCAGTGCGGGTGGAGACCACCTCGGACACGG CCTGGATCTCCTTGGTGACCGCTCTGCTCGTGGCGCTGGGCCTCAGCGCCCTCCTGGGCCTGCTGCTGCTGAGATGGCAGTTCCCCGCGCGCTACAG gAGCCTGAAGCATGCCCTGTGGCCCTCACTTCCAGACCTGCACCGGGTCCTAGGCCAGTACCTTAGGGATACGGCAGCACTCAGTCCA CCTAAGGCTGCAGTCTCAGATGCCTTTGAGGATGTGGAACCCAGCCCCCTTGAAATTCTACCCAAGTCCTCAGAGAAGATCTCCGTGGCCCTGTGTTCCTCCCAGTCCCAGATGGACTACCGAGGATTGCCCCCTTCTTGCCTGGGGACCGTGCCCCTGTGTGTGTGCCCACCCATGGCTGAGTCGGGGTCCTACTGCACCACCCACATCGCCAACCATTCCTACTTACCTCTGAGCTGTTGGCAGGCCCCTCTCTCCCCATACCCTGGACAGATCCAAACCCGCCAGACTTCTTTTCCCAACCTCCCtacccaccccagccccacaacACAAACATCTCAGACCTCACGTCCATCCCCCTCTGTCTGTCCTCATAGTTGGGCTCCCCGACACTGA
- the MPL gene encoding thrombopoietin receptor isoform X4, which produces MPSWALLVVTSCLLLAPQNLAQATSQDASFLASDSEPLNCFSRTFEDLTCFWDEEEAAPNGTYQLLYAYPGEKPRACPLSLKSVPPFGTRYVCQFPAQDEVRLFFPLHLWVKNVFLNQTLTQRVLFVDSVVMQLLPTETCCPVLQRLNPVPALHQPPCAQPMMPQQDGPEQTSPTREASSLTVRSGSCLISGLQPGKSYRLQLRSQPDGVSLLGSWGSWSLPATVDLPGDADRVNYIQGENKEWVEIGLQCFTLNLKNVTCQWQQQDHASSQGFFYHSKARCCPRDRDPIWERCEEEKNPGLQPSQFSRCHFKSRNDSVIHILVEVTTAQGAVHSYLGSPFWIHQAVLIPTPNLHWREVSSGQLELEWQHPSSWGAQETCYQLRYTGEGHQDWKVLEPPLGAQGETLELRPRSRYRLQLRARLHGPTYQGPWSAWSDPVRVETTSDTAWISLVTALLVALGLSALLGLLLLRWQFPARYRSLKHALWPSLPDLHRVLGQYLRDTAALSPPKAAVSDAFEDVEPSPLEILPKSSEKISVALCSSQSQMDYRGLPPSCLGTVPLCVCPPMAESGSYCTTHIANHSYLPLSCWQAPLSPYPGQIQTRQTSFPNLPTHPSPTTQTSQTSRPSPSVCPHSWAPRH; this is translated from the exons ATGCCCTCCTGGGCCCTCTTGGTGGtcacctcctgcctcctcctggccCCCCAAAACCTGGCACAAGCCACCAGCCAAG ATGCCTCCTTTCTGGCCTCGGATTCAGAGCCCCTGAACTGTTTCTCTCGAACGTTTGAGGACCTCACTTGCTTCTGGGATGAGGAAGAGGCAGCACCCAATGGAACATACCAGCTGCTGTATGCGTACCCAGG GGAGAAGCCCCGTGCCTGCCCCCTGAGTCTCAAGAGCGTGCCCCCCTTTGGGACCCGATATGTGTGTCAGTTTCCAGCCCAGGACGAAGTTCGCCTCTTCTTTCCACTGCACCTCTGGGTGAAGAACGTGTTTCTGAACCAGACTCTGACCCAGCGAGTGCTCTTTGTGGATAGCGTGG TCATGCAGCTGCTGCCCACAGAAACCTGCTGTCCAGTTCTGCAGAGACTAAacccagtcccagctctgcaccAGCCTCCATGTGCTCAGCCCATGATGCCCCAACAGGATGGACCAGAGCAGACCTCCCCAACTAGAGAA GCTTCATCTCTAACAGTGAGGAGTGGAAGCTGCCTCATCTCAGGGCTCCAGCCTGGTAAATCCTACAGGCTCCAGCTGCGCAGCCAACCCGATGGGGTCTCCCTCCTTGGCTCCTGGGGATCCTGGTCCCTCCCTGCAACTGTGGACCTGCCTGGAGATGCAG ACAGAGTGAACTATATTCAGGGAGAGAACAAAGAATGGG TGGAAATTGGACTGCAGTGCTTTACCTTGAACCTGAAGAACGTTACCTGTCAGTGGCAGCAACAGGACCACGCTAGCTCCCAAGGCTTCTTCTACCACAGCAAGGCACGCTGCTGCCCCAGAGACAG GGACCCCATCTGGGAGAGGtgtgaagaggagaaaaatccGGGATTACAGCCCTCCCAGTTCTCCCGCTGCCACTTCAAGTCACGAAACGACAGTGTTATTCATATCCTTGTGGAGGTGACCACAGCCCAGGGTGCTGTTCACAGCTACCTGGGCTCCCCTTTCTGGATCCACCAGGCTG TGCTCATCCCCACTCCAAACTTGCACTGGAGGGAGGTCTCCAGTGGGCAGCTGGAATTGGAATGGCAACACCCATCATCCTGGGGAGCCCAAGAGACCTGCTATCAGCTCCGATACACAGGAGAAGGCCATCAAGACTGGAAG GTGCTGGAGCCGCCTCTCGGGGCCCAGGGAGAGACCCTGGAGCTGCGCCCGCGCTCCCGCTACCGCTTACAGCTGCGCGCCAGGCTCCACGGCCCCACCTACCAAGGCCCCTGGAGCGCCTGGTCCGACCCAGTGCGGGTGGAGACCACCTCGGACACGG CCTGGATCTCCTTGGTGACCGCTCTGCTCGTGGCGCTGGGCCTCAGCGCCCTCCTGGGCCTGCTGCTGCTGAGATGGCAGTTCCCCGCGCGCTACAG gAGCCTGAAGCATGCCCTGTGGCCCTCACTTCCAGACCTGCACCGGGTCCTAGGCCAGTACCTTAGGGATACGGCAGCACTCAGTCCA CCTAAGGCTGCAGTCTCAGATGCCTTTGAGGATGTGGAACCCAGCCCCCTTGAAATTCTACCCAAGTCCTCAGAGAAGATCTCCGTGGCCCTGTGTTCCTCCCAGTCCCAGATGGACTACCGAGGATTGCCCCCTTCTTGCCTGGGGACCGTGCCCCTGTGTGTGTGCCCACCCATGGCTGAGTCGGGGTCCTACTGCACCACCCACATCGCCAACCATTCCTACTTACCTCTGAGCTGTTGGCAGGCCCCTCTCTCCCCATACCCTGGACAGATCCAAACCCGCCAGACTTCTTTTCCCAACCTCCCtacccaccccagccccacaacACAAACATCTCAGACCTCACGTCCATCCCCCTCTGTCTGTCCTCATAGTTGGGCTCCCCGACACTGA
- the MPL gene encoding thrombopoietin receptor isoform X2: MPSWALLVVTSCLLLAPQNLAQATSQEPLNCFSRTFEDLTCFWDEEEAAPNGTYQLLYAYPGEKPRACPLSLKSVPPFGTRYVCQFPAQDEVRLFFPLHLWVKNVFLNQTLTQRVLFVDSVGLPAPPDIIKASGGSQPGELQISWETPAPEISDFLRHELRYGPKDPRNSIGPTVMQLLPTETCCPVLQRLNPVPALHQPPCAQPMMPQQDGPEQTSPTREASSLTVRSGSCLISGLQPGKSYRLQLRSQPDGVSLLGSWGSWSLPATVDLPGDADRVNYIQGENKEWVEIGLQCFTLNLKNVTCQWQQQDHASSQGFFYHSKARCCPRDRDPIWERCEEEKNPGLQPSQFSRCHFKSRNDSVIHILVEVTTAQGAVHSYLGSPFWIHQAVLIPTPNLHWREVSSGQLELEWQHPSSWGAQETCYQLRYTGEGHQDWKVLEPPLGAQGETLELRPRSRYRLQLRARLHGPTYQGPWSAWSDPVRVETTSDTAWISLVTALLVALGLSALLGLLLLRWQFPARYRSLKHALWPSLPDLHRVLGQYLRDTAALSPPKAAVSDAFEDVEPSPLEILPKSSEKISVALCSSQSQMDYRGLPPSCLGTVPLCVCPPMAESGSYCTTHIANHSYLPLSCWQAPLSPYPGQIQTRQTSFPNLPTHPSPTTQTSQTSRPSPSVCPHSWAPRH, encoded by the exons ATGCCCTCCTGGGCCCTCTTGGTGGtcacctcctgcctcctcctggccCCCCAAAACCTGGCACAAGCCACCAGCCAAG AGCCCCTGAACTGTTTCTCTCGAACGTTTGAGGACCTCACTTGCTTCTGGGATGAGGAAGAGGCAGCACCCAATGGAACATACCAGCTGCTGTATGCGTACCCAGG GGAGAAGCCCCGTGCCTGCCCCCTGAGTCTCAAGAGCGTGCCCCCCTTTGGGACCCGATATGTGTGTCAGTTTCCAGCCCAGGACGAAGTTCGCCTCTTCTTTCCACTGCACCTCTGGGTGAAGAACGTGTTTCTGAACCAGACTCTGACCCAGCGAGTGCTCTTTGTGGATAGCGTGG GCTTGCCAGCTCCCCCAGATATCATTAAGGCTTCGGGCGGGAGCCAGCCAGGGGAACTTCAGATCAGCTGGGAGACCCCAGCTCCCGAAATCAGTGATTTCCTGAGGCACGAACTTCGCTATGGCCCCAAGGATCCCAGGAATTCCATTGGTCCCACAGTCATGCAGCTGCTGCCCACAGAAACCTGCTGTCCAGTTCTGCAGAGACTAAacccagtcccagctctgcaccAGCCTCCATGTGCTCAGCCCATGATGCCCCAACAGGATGGACCAGAGCAGACCTCCCCAACTAGAGAA GCTTCATCTCTAACAGTGAGGAGTGGAAGCTGCCTCATCTCAGGGCTCCAGCCTGGTAAATCCTACAGGCTCCAGCTGCGCAGCCAACCCGATGGGGTCTCCCTCCTTGGCTCCTGGGGATCCTGGTCCCTCCCTGCAACTGTGGACCTGCCTGGAGATGCAG ACAGAGTGAACTATATTCAGGGAGAGAACAAAGAATGGG TGGAAATTGGACTGCAGTGCTTTACCTTGAACCTGAAGAACGTTACCTGTCAGTGGCAGCAACAGGACCACGCTAGCTCCCAAGGCTTCTTCTACCACAGCAAGGCACGCTGCTGCCCCAGAGACAG GGACCCCATCTGGGAGAGGtgtgaagaggagaaaaatccGGGATTACAGCCCTCCCAGTTCTCCCGCTGCCACTTCAAGTCACGAAACGACAGTGTTATTCATATCCTTGTGGAGGTGACCACAGCCCAGGGTGCTGTTCACAGCTACCTGGGCTCCCCTTTCTGGATCCACCAGGCTG TGCTCATCCCCACTCCAAACTTGCACTGGAGGGAGGTCTCCAGTGGGCAGCTGGAATTGGAATGGCAACACCCATCATCCTGGGGAGCCCAAGAGACCTGCTATCAGCTCCGATACACAGGAGAAGGCCATCAAGACTGGAAG GTGCTGGAGCCGCCTCTCGGGGCCCAGGGAGAGACCCTGGAGCTGCGCCCGCGCTCCCGCTACCGCTTACAGCTGCGCGCCAGGCTCCACGGCCCCACCTACCAAGGCCCCTGGAGCGCCTGGTCCGACCCAGTGCGGGTGGAGACCACCTCGGACACGG CCTGGATCTCCTTGGTGACCGCTCTGCTCGTGGCGCTGGGCCTCAGCGCCCTCCTGGGCCTGCTGCTGCTGAGATGGCAGTTCCCCGCGCGCTACAG gAGCCTGAAGCATGCCCTGTGGCCCTCACTTCCAGACCTGCACCGGGTCCTAGGCCAGTACCTTAGGGATACGGCAGCACTCAGTCCA CCTAAGGCTGCAGTCTCAGATGCCTTTGAGGATGTGGAACCCAGCCCCCTTGAAATTCTACCCAAGTCCTCAGAGAAGATCTCCGTGGCCCTGTGTTCCTCCCAGTCCCAGATGGACTACCGAGGATTGCCCCCTTCTTGCCTGGGGACCGTGCCCCTGTGTGTGTGCCCACCCATGGCTGAGTCGGGGTCCTACTGCACCACCCACATCGCCAACCATTCCTACTTACCTCTGAGCTGTTGGCAGGCCCCTCTCTCCCCATACCCTGGACAGATCCAAACCCGCCAGACTTCTTTTCCCAACCTCCCtacccaccccagccccacaacACAAACATCTCAGACCTCACGTCCATCCCCCTCTGTCTGTCCTCATAGTTGGGCTCCCCGACACTGA